ATTCTTTTTGCTATTGAAGATTCTACTCTTGTAGGGGATGGTGACTCGACCCAATAGCCTTCTTTCAAGGCACAGACCAAAGATATTCTAAATTGCTTGACCAGACTGAGTGGTTGAGAGTGGTAATGGAGGAGAGAATAACAAATAGAGGGGTCTTTCTCATAGCTCATAGCATGATCAAGGAAAACAGATTGCAATCGTATGTGGCGCATGGAGATCATACATGGTTAGAATCATTCTTTGCTAATGAGAAAATCTTTGCCCTGTGTTTAGTTTTCTGGCTGTTTTTTGTGGAGTTTGTTGGGATGGGATGAAGGCTGGTCCATTGTTGACTTAATGATTGGTTATTTTATGGCTTTTAAAAGGATGTTAGTAGGTCTATGCATGTGGTGTATTAGGAACTTGTTTAACTTCctatttatgaatataaatcaaaagatgacaacaaaaaaagaagatttaaagcaaacaaaaatgaagagagaACAAAAATTGTTGATTATTACGTATGATTACAGAGTTTTTTCGCTCTTATAGTGTCCaatcaagcaaaacaaaaagtATTCTAACAATAAAATCCATTTAAAGTGCACAAGCAGAACAACTAGTTGTAGGGAACACACTTTTGGTTACAAGGCAATAGGCAAAAATAAGAATAACAACAATTGCTTCCCTTTTATTGCTTTAACGTGTCTGGCTTTGCAAGGAATGTCTTTGTAACCTTATGCACTTACAGCTGGAGCAAGCGCAGTAGCTGGAGAAGCACCACCAGTGGTTGGCCTAAGAAAATGAGAAAATTATAAGtagatgtttttttcttaaatatttgaGTATTGATGAAAATATGAGGGGGAGTATAGCTTACAATCCAGCTAAAACTTTGACAGCATCATAGATAACCCATTGAGCACCAGTAAGTGTTCCTATCATGAAAATGCGAAGAGGAAGTCCACGAGTAAACATACCCAATAACCCTAGCCTCTTTACTGCCTGTAAATCAAAACCAAGTCAGAGCAGCGCATATGTATCAATGAACAGCTCTCTGATTTGCATGTAGTTTCACTTACATCACTAACAGTTGCTCCTTTAGAGTTATTGAGGAAAGAGACCAAGTTATCTGCAGGATGTGAGATAACAGCGCAGAAAATTCCAGCAATGTATCCACCGGCGAAGCTAACTCCTAGCTGAACTGGCTCTGAGCACTCTTCCTTTGGGGTAGGAATCACTTTCTTGTATATGAGCTCCACAGTGTTCTCAAAAGTAGCAAATTTCATCATGGTATCTGCAAAAACCTCTAAATTTGTTTACATATTGATACTTTTATTTTGTGAATAAAGCCGATTCTGAACACAACACAGTGAAACATTAGTTTCccccaaaattataaaaaataatttataaatatagtctCCAAACTGTTAAAAAGGTTCTATACAAGATTGTCTTTAGTATAACTGTATAAGGACTTACATGGAATCTGGCGTCCCCATAGAGGAACAAGCCCTTTGAACAACCCTCGAACGCCTTCTGATCTAATGATCTTTGGTAGACCATCAGATAAACCGCGGGCGAAACCAGGCTGAGTCTGGACCCTGACTTTGACAGCTTCCATTGGACAGAGAGCCACATCTGCGACGATCTCCGCAGAGGCCGAGCCAGCTAGGTAAATGAGGGTCTTGTATTTGGCTGCGTTTTCTGGTCCAACGATGTCTGAGTAGTATTTCTTGGCGTACTCATACAGACCGTATTTAAAAGCTCCCTGAGCACTGTACCCTATAAGAGTTGGCGACCAGCCTCTGGTGAAACCCTTGAGACCTTGCTCTTTGATTGTTGTCTTGAAAGCAGAAGTTATGTTCTTGTACTTGGATGGATCAATCTGagaatataaaacaattagGGAGTTTTCTGTAAATTCGTGGAGAGTTGCTATTTGTGTTTGCTATATTAGCTTTAGCTCAGATTCTCTATGATTGCACATCAAAATCGTGCAAAGATTGAAAAGCCTCCGTCGCAGTTGAACATTCAGTGCCGTGTAAAACAAGAAACTCAAAAGTTGACACTACGTGTAAAGTAGCAtgaaatgataatataaataaaagtaggAATAACTAGATGTAGAGGAGAAACAGTCAAACTAGATGTATATTCAGATTAGTAAACATACGGATATCTcacatatttaatattattataatttgtcatataattaaaattattgcCCATGTTATAAGATTCtactagtttttttctttttgacaatTGCATAAGATTCTAGTTCAACcacaatatttttgaatgaacaCCATTTAATTATATTGATAGAATAAACAAAAATCGTTATTTTGCAGTTAATTTCGCTTACCCACCACGTACATAGCTTTCGAATAAGGTTCGAAAATGTTAATACGAAGAATCAGTTCTGCTAAAAGAAGAACAAGACAGTTTTGGTTTAGAAGCTTCACCTGCATATTACATTTCAGGACATCGAGTGGCGTAACGGCCGTGTGGGTGACGCCGCAGCTCAGCATCCCGCCGACTGTACACGCCGCGAAATACGCCGGAGAGTACAATTCTACTTTCTCATTCGGCGCGGGAATCGCAAAACTTGGACCGTTCGATGAGACTGAAGAAGTCTTCAGCGACCTCGACGGCTGTGCTTTGCGTTGCGTCATGTTCATCGCTGGCTCATGCAGCTGAAACAGACGATGGTCGGAAGAGTAGAGGAAGCTCGGGATCAACGATCTGCTCGAGTCCGACATTTccggaggaagaggaagagaaagatAGATTGACTTGTGTTGGTTatgacttttcttttttttggaaagAAATGTGATTTTGTTGTGGAAGGCGACAAGATCTCAGGTTGAATTTATAGGTGCTGATAGCTTCGTTATAGTATGTCATATTTGACTGACGTCTCAAAACATTCAAATACTGGCTTGTCACGACTCTTTGCATGTCAACAAGGATTTGGAATTGCGCTACTGAATGTTTTATTTGCAGCTTAATAATATGACATTTCCTAATACTAATATGATTTAAATACGACTTCTTAGTGATTTTTGTTGGTTTCTCTTTTGTCTTGGTCGTCTGTTTCTTTGGTCATCAACTCGTTTTGCTTGTGGGTTGTTTTGAATGGTCTCCATAGTTTGGCTTTAGATCGTGGTTTTCTGTTTATTTTAATTCGTTCATGAATGAAGAAGATCATCACTCTGTGAAGACCTTGCTTGATctacttaagaaaaaaaacaacttaACTTTTACTGCTAACTAGAGACTGCGATTAGGGGCTATAATCCTTGTGGAAAAGATATTTATAGCCAGTAATCTAGTGACTCATATAGCAGTAGAGCACCTTCTTAGAGCTAGAAATTTCTAAGAGTTTTGCAAGTATTCCTAAAAAAATTGGTCTTTGATTTTTTACACAATGAAATGAAGAAGATTACCTCTGAAGTGTTGGAGAAAAACCAATATAAGATTTCTGGGTTTATATATGCAATTCAGTTATGAGCATTATCTTATGTCAATCAACTAGGCACATTGTTTggtgatggagatgatgaagaaaagTTTACATTATGCTTGCGTTGCATAGGAATCACCTACTATGGAATAGGTAACCAATGTTGATAGGAACCAAAAGGTAATAATGTTTATATAgttctataaaattattttaatctttGCGTTCTTCTTTGTGGATTGTTTAATAATGCTAATATTGGACAGAATGTTGTCAAAAGTGTCCTTGAAAATCTCTAATTGCATAACAATTCGGTTGAAGATGTTAACATTCAATTTAGAAGATTTTTTATCTTGCAAAAGAGGATATCATTTGAAGAGACATGATTGGCTTAATGGAAGTATCAACATTATTGTTGAAGTGAATAAAGAGAATTATGCTCATGGCAGTGATTTAACTGCAGAGAAGACTGAATTCCTTACTTGGAGGGTATCACTTTTGGAATGAAGAGTGAAGTACCATGAAGATCTTTTGAACATTCGTAAAAAATCCGAGAAggtaaactattttatatatttgtattgtgTTGAAAATAACGGAAGATTCATATTCTTATAACTTGTAATAGGAAACTGAGAAGTCACATGAAACTGAAGGTGACACGAAACCAAGGCTTGGTATTTGtaaagttttcatattttaaatctcTATGATATTATTTGAGAACTCAGTTTCTTATGTGTCACTCTCACGTTAACTttcacgatggttgattacactaatatctttaatgaattagtttacatttaaaatactattatttttttaatttaatttcctttttaaaattttccaaaaagcatatacatataataaaaaggaaaattattataaagtaaaaaaatgaattgaaaaatgaaaatatatgtatatataatataatttcatgAAAAAagggaaagttcacaaaatagtaatattacatttaaaaaatatttttaaataacataaaatatacttttgaagtaataaaatactttctttatatctatattttcttagatgaaaatataaatgtgtatataATGTGAATTCATTAAAACCAATTTACActgataatcttgatattagaaaaataaataatatttcttttaaaacataattttaaacaatacaaaaaaaattcaaagtaacataaatattttttatatatctatctattttattagatgattacataaaataattaagtaacataaactgatatatgttaaattgactaaaaatagtttataattagtaatattgagatattttatttatttttcatatatttagtagAAATGATTTCCAGCTTTTGCAGCGGCAATAACATGAACAGAGAAACGAAAAAGAAACTTCTCAACATCATGCACAAAGCATGAACAATGCCTTTTGCAAAATTCATCACTTGATCTCATGTATCTCCTTTAACCTCAAACTCTGGATCATTGATTTTGGAAACTTTGAGCCAACAGAACTTATGATCATATaagttctttttcttcatttctgaAGTGACATGGTGGATATAACGAACTCTCTTTCTCGTGGCATTCAGTGAACCTTCTACTTGTAATCAATCTAATAGTGTCAAAAGCATACAATCGGTTAGTCACGAGTACTCAGTTTCAGCATAGAATTAATAGTTTCAGCCAAGTTGGATGTCATGATGTAGTAGCAATTAGGATAAGCATAAGCCCGTAACCACTTCTTGATATTTGCTTTAAGAAGATATTCTGGAACTTCAGTGTCAAACTTTTGAATCTCATGAAAATAATAGTCAAAATCATCTTTGGTGTAGGCATAAGCAGCCTCTACAACCAATGATATAAGTGTTGAACTCTTATACTTCTCTTGGACATTCTTCTCAAAGTGGAAGATGTGAATTCTATAGTGAGCAAATTCAGTTGCAACTTGCAATAGAAAATATGGAAGATACAAATTCCATGGTGAGCAAGAGAATAACATTCTAAAAGAGCAGTTGCAATAGAGAATGCACGATcagaaacaaaaaccaaatccTCTTCATAATGAATGATAGTTTTGTAAAAATGGAGCCATCTCTGTAAATATGCGTGCTCTGTAAATGGAGCCAGGGAGTGGATGAGATATGCGTCTGGTCAAGcaatttagaaatttagaatatggcTTGCTCTGTAAAAATGGAGCCAGGGAGTGGATGAGATATGTGTGCTCTGTAAAAATGCAGGGGAGACTAGAAATTAACCATCTCTTCTTTGATTGTTCATTCTCTTCTCAGATTTTGGAGTCATCTTATGAGAGGAATTCTGGAACATTCTTACACAACTGACTGGAATGAAGTGATAAGAGTTGTTGGGTAGTACAAACAGAGATAGGAAGAAAGTGTTTTGCTTCAGATATGCTTTTCAAGCTAGTATACACATGATttggagagaaagaaataaaatcaaGCATGGTGAGAAGCCTCTTCCCATTGCTGCCGTAAAGAAGGTTCTTGATAAAGGAGTTAGAAACAAGCTGAGTTTGATGAGATTTAAAGGAGGTAAAGGGCTGGAAGGCATGCTTCAATACTGGTTTACCACAAGAGTGTAGATAAGGGTCTTTATCTTTTTGGAGTTATGAGTATATGATAGGGGTTTCCTCTTAATTAGGTCTACACTTTGTTGTAAAAAGGCTTttgattgaataaaatttaacattcattcaaaaaaaaaagatagtttTCAGACATATCATAAACCAACTCCATAAGGCTTCATTTTCAAAATCCACTATAGCAAAAGCAATAGGATACAAGTGATATTTATCATCTTGTAATGTGGCAGCAAGTAGAGTCCATTGATACTTTACTTCTTCATCAACTTAAACCCTCTGATAAATGGAACAAATGACACAAAAGGCAAATTTAAACTTCCCCATAGAATCAACATCGATAAAAGTCACAAAATCTAGATTCTTTTCCTTTAACATGTGAAACTAgttgaaaaaaatatcataacttTCATTAGGAATACCCACAGCTAGATCTTTAGCGTGTAATTTGTAATCGCTAAGATATAGTGTTATATATGATCTAACATAACATATTCcagataacaatttatatatcaGCTGCCATAACATGTACCAAGTAACAAACCatctatcaaatttttataCCAAATTATATATCAGGTAACAGAACATATACCaagtaacaaatattttatcagATAACAATAAGTATGTAGCatgtaacaaaataatttatcagataacaaacaatttatcaaaaaatatatcaactctCAAATCATGTATCTACCGATTTATTAAGTAACAAATCATGTATGGAACAATTCGTTGGAAAGAGGACCTAGTCTCCATAGCTGTCCAACACAACacttttaaaatagaattttgggAGATTTGATTCCAACATAAAAATAGTGTTTTACGAGAGCGATTAGTGTTTATGTTGGAGATAGCTAAAATACAAACTGAGTTGAATTTGGAAtggaataaactaaaataataattagaaagtaaagtttagaaaaataaaatacagaTGAGAATCGTGTTTGCGAgaggaaaggaaaaaaaaagaacaatataataaagaggtaaaagagataatgaaaaaagctaaaaaagaacatttttctaataaaaaggTTACAATGCAGTCAGGcgtgtatttttatatggtggTAGAATGTCGGCTGTAGAATCGTCTTTGTAATATTCTCATCGTTGTAATAGCATGATTAATCAGGCGTTAAAAGAAAAAGGTTACACACCTTACATATATTAAACATCTTACACACCTACATAAAACTATTGGATTTAATTAAGGGAAATTACCTCTAATAACTCACATTTTATGACTAATGACTAGattaacacacaaaaaaaagaaagatagaaaATGCATAATTAAGACTGAAATGCCCCATCGGTTAAAAAATTAGTTCccagtaaaaataaattaaggcAAAATTACTCTTacttgaccaaaaaaaagtgaaacctctttgaaaaaaaaatatcctcaCGATACTTTTCTCTTCCATGACCCCAAGAACCCTAAATCCCCAAATTGTGAAATCCTCAATCTCTTAACTCTCTTTAGTTTCCATCATGATTtatcatcgatttcttcatctCCACACCCTAATCAACCACTAAAACCTTCGATTCACATAGGACAAGTGAATCCAAAACCCAAGCGACGAAACCTAAACCCCCTTTCGAAAATTCTCAGCTGTGTCGAATCTCAAGGCTTTCATCTCTTATTCTCATTGATTTCGACACTCTTATAAGCTCCTCTCCACATCAATCAGTTTAATTCACCTATTTTGCCATCAAAGGTTAGTCTCtatcaaactatttttttaatattgagtATCAAAtgaattcaattttgttttgataCAGAGTAGATAGAAGTGTTTTTCGTTTGTACATTTGTTGATATCAGTTTGGGTATCGTCTGGCTCGTTTGTGTTCTTCAGTCTTGGTCGTTTCtatgtttttggaaaaaaaataaattttctaatacTTACTACATTTTACAATTTTGCAGACGGATGACTACATCAAAAAGTGGAAAAAAATATCCAGCAAGACTTTATCAAGAGGGGAAATGTCCATTGCAAAGTGGAAGCATGAATCATAACTGTCATTTGGCTAATTTACAGATGGTGGAAGAAGTAGTTGGTTTAGATGCGTGGGAATCCATTAAAACATCATCTGTTGGAGTTATTATGAGGCTGAAAGAGCTGAATTATACCTGGTCAGCCAAGGCGGTTCACCATTTACTTACAAAGCAATTGGTGGTTAATAATATCCATGAGATATGGTATGCTATAGAAGGTCAGCCAATTAAGTTTTCGCTATATGAGTTTGGTGATATTACAGGTTTAAATTGCGAGCCTTTCAACATAAATGAAGAGGTGGAGGTTGATCATAAGCCATTTTGGGAAGAGCTTGGTGTCTCTCCTTCACATGGTCCTATGCTTTCTGAGTTGCTGTCGTTGTTCACTAAAATTAGGAATTGGTCGTTTGAGAAGAGAAGAATGATTGGTTTACTATGTGTCTTGTCTATTGGAGTACTTGGCATCTCTTCAGGCAGTAGAATTCCTTTGGATCAAGCAAAGAGAGTCCTAGACAAAGAAGCATATGACAGATACCCTTGGGGGCGTGTGGGATTTTCTAGCCTGGTAAATTCAGT
This genomic interval from Brassica napus cultivar Da-Ae chromosome A6, Da-Ae, whole genome shotgun sequence contains the following:
- the LOC125575802 gene encoding mitochondrial phosphate carrier protein 2, mitochondrial-like — protein: MSDSSRSLIPSFLYSSDHRLFQLHEPAMNMTQRKAQPSRSLKTSSVSSNGPSFAIPAPNEKVELYSPAYFAACTVGGMLSCGVTHTAVTPLDVLKCNMQIDPSKYKNITSAFKTTIKEQGLKGFTRGWSPTLIGYSAQGAFKYGLYEYAKKYYSDIVGPENAAKYKTLIYLAGSASAEIVADVALCPMEAVKVRVQTQPGFARGLSDGLPKIIRSEGVRGLFKGLVPLWGRQIPYTMMKFATFENTVELIYKKVIPTPKEECSEPVQLGVSFAGGYIAGIFCAVISHPADNLVSFLNNSKGATVSDAVKRLGLLGMFTRGLPLRIFMIGTLTGAQWVIYDAVKVLAGLPTTGGASPATALAPAVSA